From Hymenobacter sedentarius, a single genomic window includes:
- a CDS encoding ABC transporter permease, whose product MLTLRLTLESFRFALDALKSNLLRTILSLLGVTVGIFAIIAVFTIVDSLEANIRSSLDFAGDKVIYVSKWPFAFDSGFPWWKYFKRPVPTPREYQQLRKQLGPNNKGIAIFAANSGNTLKAGSNSVSDCVLQGASYDYRAVSNMPVKEGRYFTSQEIEAARPVAIIGATIAENLFPNGNALGKQFKARGQTLTVIGVMEKEGKKLITISSNDANCIIPFGMFTKMFTLSTTGFGGGPSATIAVKGRDEDPGLMDLEYEMRGTMRNIRGLKPRDEDNFALNRPEMVAAAIGKLFGVIGIVGGVIGSFAILVGGFGIANIMFVSVRERTNIIGIEKSLGAKNFFILFQFLFEAICLCLIGGVAGILLVWLVTLVPQDALPLNMSAARVILGLLISVGIGVIAGIVPAALAANLDPVIAIRAK is encoded by the coding sequence ATGCTCACGCTTCGCCTCACCCTGGAGAGTTTTCGCTTTGCCCTGGATGCCCTCAAGTCCAACTTGCTGCGGACCATCTTGTCGCTGCTGGGCGTCACGGTGGGCATATTTGCCATCATCGCGGTGTTCACCATCGTCGATTCGCTGGAGGCCAACATCCGCAGCAGCCTGGATTTTGCCGGCGACAAGGTCATTTACGTCAGCAAATGGCCTTTTGCCTTCGATTCGGGGTTTCCGTGGTGGAAGTATTTCAAACGGCCCGTGCCAACGCCGCGCGAGTACCAACAGCTGCGCAAGCAGCTGGGGCCCAACAATAAGGGTATTGCGATTTTCGCTGCCAACAGCGGCAACACCCTCAAAGCCGGCTCCAACTCCGTGTCGGACTGCGTGCTGCAGGGCGCGAGCTACGACTACCGTGCCGTGAGCAACATGCCCGTGAAGGAGGGCCGCTACTTCACCAGCCAGGAAATAGAAGCGGCCCGGCCGGTGGCCATCATCGGGGCCACCATTGCCGAAAACCTATTCCCGAACGGCAACGCATTAGGCAAGCAGTTTAAGGCGCGGGGCCAAACCCTGACAGTAATCGGGGTGATGGAAAAAGAAGGAAAGAAGCTCATCACCATTTCCAGCAACGACGCCAACTGCATTATCCCGTTTGGCATGTTTACCAAGATGTTTACCCTGAGCACCACCGGCTTTGGGGGCGGCCCCAGCGCCACCATCGCTGTGAAGGGCCGCGACGAAGACCCTGGCCTGATGGATTTGGAATACGAAATGCGCGGCACCATGCGCAACATCCGCGGCCTGAAGCCTCGCGATGAGGACAATTTTGCTCTAAACCGGCCCGAGATGGTAGCCGCTGCCATCGGCAAGCTGTTTGGCGTCATTGGCATCGTGGGTGGCGTTATCGGGTCGTTTGCCATTCTGGTGGGTGGCTTTGGCATTGCCAACATCATGTTTGTGTCGGTGCGCGAGCGGACGAACATCATCGGTATCGAAAAGTCGCTCGGCGCCAAGAACTTCTTTATTCTGTTTCAGTTCCTGTTCGAAGCCATCTGCCTGTGCCTCATTGGGGGCGTGGCGGGCATTCTGCTCGTGTGGCTCGTGACGCTGGTGCCCCAGGATGCGCTGCCGCTGAACATGTCGGCGGCGCGCGTCATCCTGGGCTTGCTGATTTCCGTGGGCATTGGCGTGATTGCCGGCATCGTGCCGGCCGCCCTGGCCGCCAACCTGGACCCGGTTATCGCCATTCGGGCCAAGTAG
- a CDS encoding mechanosensitive ion channel family protein: protein MTLPPFLHYEILGNALSQYLLAGLILLVGATLRRLLSRLLSKVLFRFTKRYTAGVTEEEMRELLIQPLSVLFLLLTVYAAFSVLRYPLPPNAVVGQEPWPKVALLRLFLLGFIATVTWVVLRLVDFALLVVQRRNELRATPSIQRLDNQFLPFAKDLLKVLILIIGLLVVLGEVFGVNVTALIGGLGIGGLAVAFAAKESLENLIASFTIFLDQPFGVGDLVKAGEVNGTVEKIGFRSTRLRTAEKSYLTVPNKSMIDKPLDNLSLRTSRRVGFTLIFDQKTTSAQLHAIITGALEAMQAHPLVTQEVQMKFNALTTVGKEVTVQYFVDTTSYDEYLDVKEDINYRLVEMVEQHGGAFATAPDAAAAVAARP, encoded by the coding sequence ATGACGCTGCCACCCTTTTTGCACTACGAAATTCTGGGCAATGCCCTGAGCCAATACTTACTTGCGGGGCTGATTTTACTCGTGGGCGCCACGTTGCGGCGCTTGCTGTCGCGGCTGTTGAGCAAGGTGCTGTTTCGCTTCACGAAGCGATACACGGCCGGCGTGACCGAGGAAGAGATGCGCGAGCTGCTCATCCAGCCCCTGTCCGTTCTGTTTTTGCTGCTCACGGTGTATGCCGCGTTCAGCGTGCTGCGCTACCCGCTGCCGCCCAATGCCGTGGTGGGCCAGGAGCCCTGGCCCAAGGTGGCGCTGCTGCGCCTGTTCCTGTTGGGCTTTATTGCCACCGTTACCTGGGTGGTGCTTCGGCTGGTCGATTTTGCGCTGCTGGTGGTGCAGCGCCGCAATGAGCTGCGTGCCACGCCGAGCATTCAGCGGCTCGACAACCAGTTTCTTCCCTTTGCCAAAGACCTGCTCAAGGTCCTGATTCTCATCATCGGCCTTTTGGTGGTGCTGGGGGAAGTGTTTGGCGTGAACGTAACGGCCCTGATTGGGGGCCTGGGCATTGGTGGGCTGGCCGTGGCCTTCGCCGCCAAAGAGAGCCTCGAAAACCTCATTGCCTCCTTCACCATCTTCCTCGACCAGCCCTTCGGCGTGGGCGACCTGGTGAAGGCCGGCGAGGTGAATGGCACGGTGGAAAAAATTGGCTTCCGCAGCACCCGCCTGCGCACCGCCGAGAAAAGCTACCTCACCGTGCCCAACAAAAGCATGATTGACAAGCCCCTCGATAACCTCTCGCTGCGCACGTCGCGCCGGGTGGGCTTCACGCTCATCTTCGACCAGAAAACCACCAGTGCCCAGCTCCATGCCATCATCACCGGGGCGTTGGAAGCCATGCAGGCCCACCCGCTGGTGACCCAGGAAGTGCAGATGAAATTCAACGCGCTGACCACCGTGGGCAAGGAAGTGACCGTGCAGTACTTCGTGGACACCACCAGCTACGACGAATACCTCGACGTGAAAGAAGACATCAACTACCGCCTGGTGGAAATGGTGGAGCAGCACGGCGGCGCCTTCGCCACCGCTCCGGACGCCGCGGCGGCTGTAGCCGCCAGGCCCTGA
- a CDS encoding TerB family tellurite resistance protein, with protein sequence MDTQLLQNYSEAEKTAYLSAIASLATADRQASGAETQFLQALAQQAGLSGGATQQVLAAAQDSSNQTIQQNLDVLKNSDLRFSLVTDLISFARADGAYANDEEAMISKMSEYLGINQQQKQTLETVVDQAATVAHDPQDPSKEGFFSRIGDKLSSVGIPKAALMTGLLGVVAPMVISRVMSGGSQNQGYGNPGGGLLGGSMGGLLGGAAHSGLGGMLGGLLGGGMLSGILGGGNTAANIPQQGSAIGSGGLGSMMSILGGLGGRPNTQPASAGGGGLGSLLGGGGGMGSLLGGLLGGR encoded by the coding sequence ATGGATACCCAACTCCTGCAGAATTACTCCGAAGCAGAAAAAACCGCTTATCTGAGCGCCATTGCCAGTCTGGCCACGGCCGACCGCCAGGCTTCGGGCGCCGAAACCCAGTTTCTCCAGGCCCTGGCGCAGCAGGCGGGCCTGTCGGGCGGCGCCACCCAGCAAGTACTGGCCGCCGCCCAGGACTCGTCCAACCAGACCATTCAGCAGAACCTCGACGTTCTGAAGAACAGCGACCTGCGCTTCTCGCTGGTAACCGACCTCATCAGCTTCGCCCGGGCCGATGGCGCGTACGCCAACGACGAAGAAGCTATGATTAGCAAGATGTCGGAGTACCTCGGCATCAACCAACAGCAGAAGCAAACCCTCGAAACGGTGGTAGACCAAGCCGCTACCGTGGCCCACGACCCGCAGGACCCGTCCAAGGAAGGCTTTTTCAGCCGCATCGGCGATAAGCTGTCCAGCGTCGGCATTCCCAAAGCGGCACTTATGACCGGCCTGCTCGGCGTGGTGGCCCCCATGGTCATTTCGCGCGTGATGAGCGGCGGCAGCCAGAACCAGGGCTACGGCAACCCAGGCGGTGGCTTGCTGGGCGGCAGCATGGGCGGCCTGCTGGGCGGTGCGGCCCACAGCGGCCTGGGCGGCATGCTGGGTGGGCTGCTGGGCGGCGGCATGCTCAGCGGCATCCTTGGCGGCGGCAATACCGCTGCCAACATCCCGCAGCAGGGCTCGGCCATCGGCAGCGGCGGCCTGGGCTCCATGATGTCCATCCTGGGCGGCCTAGGCGGCCGGCCCAATACCCAGCCGGCCAGCGCCGGCGGCGGTGGGCTGGGCAGCCTCCTTGGGGGCGGCGGGGGCATGGGCTCTTTACTCGGCGGGCTGCTCGGCGGCCGTTAG
- a CDS encoding ATP-binding protein produces the protein MHIIWLLVLWWAGPETSFPAPQHDARIDSLQRLLATAPPDTARVLLLAQLAYEHTQTAPLATIYYGQQALQLAQKLRFPRGEAWALVRLGSGFREAGNYPAALQVGLQGLRMAEALHDPELIGRATNALGYLNWEQGNSRTALAYLFRAKTVAEESHNVKLLTRVMGNIGNVYVQLNRLDSALLYSQKGYALDLKQHDLTSEVGDAAMLGNIYTGLGQPQLAQRYYRSSIARATGQHITFALCRAYLGQARLYQQQHGPASDSALYSGRQALAAGQLGQYPKGILEASQFLAAAYAARSDSAAAFRYLTLASATRDSLFSRTKMAQVQALDVSERLRQQELADQAAEAAAERRYHWLLAALASTLPALLLLWLNNRHKQRANQQLNARNAQIASQRDELSSTLEQLQATQAQLVQREKMAFLGELTAGIAHELQNPLAFVKNFADVSALLVDDMADGSPHRPASDNSQGILLAGLKQNLREISEHGQRATSIISDMLARSRHGSAPLAPTDLNQLTEEYLRLAYQGLRAKDPSFHAARTKHLAPDLRPVPAVASDLGRVLLNLFTNAFYAVQQRQKLGEAGYVPEVSVSTRPLPTGHVEIRVRDNGTGIPEAVKEKVFQPFFTTKPTHEGTGLGLSLSHGIVTQSHGGTLTVESQEGEFTEFIICLPG, from the coding sequence ATGCACATCATTTGGCTGCTGGTGCTGTGGTGGGCTGGCCCGGAAACCTCCTTTCCGGCGCCCCAGCACGATGCCCGGATAGACAGCTTGCAACGGCTGCTGGCCACGGCACCGCCCGATACGGCCCGGGTGCTGCTACTGGCCCAACTGGCCTACGAGCACACCCAAACGGCGCCGCTGGCCACCATTTACTACGGCCAGCAGGCGCTGCAGCTCGCCCAGAAACTGCGGTTTCCGCGGGGCGAGGCCTGGGCACTGGTGCGGCTGGGCTCCGGCTTTCGGGAAGCCGGCAACTACCCCGCCGCGCTGCAAGTAGGGCTGCAGGGCCTGCGCATGGCCGAGGCGCTGCACGACCCGGAGCTAATCGGGCGCGCCACCAACGCCCTGGGCTACCTGAACTGGGAGCAGGGCAACAGCCGCACCGCCCTGGCCTACCTGTTTCGGGCCAAAACGGTGGCCGAAGAAAGCCACAACGTAAAGCTGCTCACCCGCGTGATGGGCAACATCGGCAACGTGTACGTGCAGCTCAACCGCCTCGATTCGGCCCTGCTCTACTCCCAAAAGGGCTACGCGTTGGACCTCAAGCAGCACGACCTGACCAGCGAAGTAGGCGATGCGGCCATGCTCGGCAACATCTACACCGGCCTGGGCCAGCCCCAGTTGGCCCAGCGCTACTACCGCAGCAGCATCGCGCGGGCCACCGGCCAGCACATCACGTTTGCGCTCTGCCGGGCCTACCTGGGCCAGGCCCGGCTCTACCAGCAACAGCACGGGCCCGCGTCCGACTCGGCGCTGTATTCCGGACGGCAGGCGCTGGCTGCGGGGCAGCTGGGCCAATACCCCAAGGGCATTCTGGAAGCCAGCCAGTTTCTGGCCGCGGCATATGCCGCCCGGAGCGACAGCGCCGCCGCATTTCGCTACCTCACGCTGGCCAGCGCCACGCGCGACAGCCTGTTCAGCCGCACCAAGATGGCCCAGGTGCAGGCGCTGGACGTGAGCGAGCGGCTGCGCCAGCAGGAGCTCGCCGACCAGGCGGCTGAAGCTGCCGCCGAGCGCCGCTACCACTGGCTGCTGGCCGCGTTGGCCAGCACCCTGCCGGCCCTGCTGCTGCTCTGGCTCAACAACCGGCACAAGCAGCGCGCCAACCAGCAGCTCAACGCCCGAAACGCCCAGATTGCCAGCCAGCGCGACGAGCTGAGCAGCACCCTGGAGCAGCTGCAGGCCACCCAGGCCCAGCTGGTGCAGCGCGAGAAGATGGCCTTTCTGGGCGAGCTCACGGCCGGCATCGCCCACGAACTGCAAAACCCGTTGGCCTTCGTAAAAAACTTTGCCGACGTGAGTGCCCTGCTCGTGGATGACATGGCCGACGGCAGCCCCCACCGCCCTGCCTCCGACAACAGCCAGGGTATTCTGCTGGCGGGCCTCAAGCAGAACCTGCGCGAAATCAGCGAGCACGGCCAGCGCGCCACGTCCATCATTTCCGACATGCTGGCCCGCTCGCGCCACGGCAGCGCCCCCCTCGCCCCCACCGACCTCAACCAGCTCACCGAGGAATACCTGCGCCTGGCCTACCAGGGCCTGCGCGCCAAGGACCCGTCCTTCCACGCGGCCCGCACCAAGCACCTGGCCCCCGACCTGCGCCCGGTACCCGCCGTAGCTTCCGATTTGGGCCGGGTGCTGCTCAATTTATTTACCAATGCGTTTTATGCCGTGCAGCAACGCCAGAAGCTGGGCGAAGCCGGCTACGTGCCCGAAGTCAGCGTCAGCACCCGGCCGCTTCCCACGGGCCACGTCGAAATCCGGGTGCGCGACAATGGGACCGGTATCCCGGAGGCCGTGAAGGAGAAAGTGTTTCAGCCATTTTTCACCACCAAGCCCACCCACGAGGGCACGGGCCTGGGCCTTTCCCTCTCGCACGGCATTGTTACGCAAAGCCACGGGGGCACCCTCACCGTGGAGTCGCAGGAAGGCGAATTCACCGAGTTCATCATCTGCCTGCCCGGCTAG
- a CDS encoding BamA/TamA family outer membrane protein: protein MLDWYRTKTSPLPGTASLQKRGVSDDASLRGTGTPLFWREAGGEVPASRSSAVTSIISLSLLILSGCSGLRFIPEGQKLYTGSKVTIKTPEKIANQSALQTELESVVRPKPNGSILGLRPKLYFWGLGQGKTKGLGHFLADKFGEPPVLLKDVKISATEGLMTNRLYNNGFFKAGVSHEVKAQEKTAQVDYTATVGKVYTIQEIHFPERDTLVDAAIRATQPGTLLKTGDAYNLNTFTAERVRIDNALKNQGYFYFTPDFLLFQVDSTLNNKVNVYLRVKSTAPTRATRPYWLDVVKLNTNYVLTDTTRREPVRYRGYEYYPDEKVFKAKAITNAAFLYPDSLYRRKRRDQTISRLMSLNVFKFVEIRLKPAAAGDSAGRARLDADVLMSQLKKQSLRADLQMVTKNTGFTGPGLTLSYRNRSALRGGEQLLINATAIAETQTRAPTGAESRNNSGLTSTEFGVNAQLVVPRILSPDLPLLDITLTNSDFQPHTTFGAGVRYITRTGFFSTSNFNLNYGYSWKTKITNEQELRPIDIEYSLVSTTPVFDTILTKRPFLRNSFEQQFILGSSYRYTYNQQVLEQRRQQIFFQGMAEVSGNVAGALSGAFGSSKDDKGRYTLFSQPFSQYTKFDLELREYYRISANPTSGNRIVARLQAGIGLPYGNSRSLPYLRQYGIGGPNSIRAFAPRELGPGTYKPTQTTDNAISYYDQVGDLRLEGNLEYRQDLVPYLKGAVFVDAGNIWLMNADPDRPGGEFKASSFLSQMAVGAGVGLRVDVQYFVIRFDYAVPLVAPYGTPTSTAGRLNLAIGYPF from the coding sequence ATGCTCGATTGGTACCGCACCAAAACCTCACCCCTGCCGGGCACGGCCTCTCTCCAAAAGAGAGGGGTGTCAGACGATGCAAGCCTGCGCGGAACAGGCACCCCTCTCTTTTGGAGAGAGGCTGGGGGTGAGGTTCCCGCCAGTCGTTCCAGTGCCGTTACCTCAATCATCTCCCTTTCACTCCTCATTCTATCGGGCTGCTCGGGGCTGCGCTTCATTCCCGAAGGCCAGAAACTGTACACCGGCAGCAAAGTCACCATCAAGACACCGGAGAAAATCGCCAACCAATCGGCGCTGCAAACCGAGCTGGAGTCCGTGGTTCGGCCCAAGCCCAACGGCTCCATTCTGGGGCTGCGGCCCAAACTGTACTTCTGGGGCCTGGGCCAGGGCAAGACCAAGGGGTTGGGCCACTTCCTGGCCGACAAGTTCGGCGAGCCACCGGTGCTGCTGAAGGACGTGAAAATCAGCGCCACCGAGGGCCTGATGACCAACCGGCTGTACAACAACGGCTTCTTCAAGGCGGGCGTGAGCCACGAGGTGAAAGCCCAGGAAAAAACAGCCCAGGTTGATTACACCGCCACGGTGGGCAAGGTGTACACCATCCAGGAAATTCACTTTCCGGAGCGCGACACGCTGGTCGACGCCGCCATTCGGGCCACGCAGCCCGGCACGCTGCTCAAAACCGGCGATGCCTACAACCTGAACACCTTCACCGCCGAGCGGGTGCGCATCGACAATGCGCTAAAAAACCAGGGCTACTTCTACTTCACGCCCGATTTCCTGCTATTCCAGGTCGACAGCACGCTCAACAACAAGGTGAACGTGTACCTGCGCGTGAAAAGCACGGCCCCCACGCGGGCCACCCGCCCCTACTGGCTGGATGTGGTAAAGCTGAACACCAACTACGTGCTCACCGACACCACCCGGCGCGAGCCGGTGCGGTACCGCGGCTACGAGTATTACCCCGATGAGAAGGTGTTTAAGGCCAAGGCCATTACCAACGCCGCCTTTCTGTACCCGGACAGCCTGTACCGCCGCAAGCGCCGCGACCAGACCATCAGCCGACTGATGAGCCTGAACGTGTTCAAGTTCGTGGAAATCCGCCTGAAGCCGGCCGCCGCGGGCGACTCAGCCGGCCGCGCCCGCCTCGACGCCGACGTGCTGATGAGCCAGCTCAAGAAGCAAAGCCTGCGCGCCGACCTGCAGATGGTGACCAAAAACACGGGCTTCACGGGGCCGGGCCTTACGCTGTCGTACCGCAACCGCTCGGCCCTGCGCGGCGGCGAGCAATTGCTCATCAACGCCACGGCCATTGCCGAAACCCAGACCCGTGCCCCGACCGGTGCCGAATCGCGCAACAATTCCGGGCTGACTTCAACGGAGTTCGGCGTCAATGCCCAGCTGGTGGTGCCGCGCATCCTTTCCCCCGACCTGCCGCTGCTCGACATTACCCTCACCAACTCCGACTTCCAGCCGCACACCACGTTTGGAGCCGGCGTGCGCTACATCACCCGCACGGGCTTTTTCAGCACCTCCAACTTCAATTTAAACTACGGCTACAGCTGGAAAACGAAGATTACCAACGAGCAGGAGCTGCGCCCGATTGACATTGAGTACAGCCTGGTGTCGACCACGCCCGTGTTCGACACCATTCTGACCAAACGCCCGTTTCTGCGCAACTCCTTCGAGCAGCAGTTTATCCTGGGCAGCAGCTATCGCTACACCTACAACCAGCAGGTGCTGGAGCAGCGCCGCCAGCAAATCTTCTTCCAGGGCATGGCCGAGGTGAGCGGCAACGTGGCCGGTGCCCTGAGTGGAGCTTTCGGCTCCAGTAAAGACGACAAAGGCCGCTACACGCTGTTCAGCCAGCCCTTTTCGCAGTACACCAAGTTCGATTTGGAACTGCGCGAGTACTACCGCATCTCGGCCAATCCCACCTCCGGCAACCGCATCGTGGCCCGCCTGCAAGCCGGCATCGGACTGCCTTACGGCAACTCCCGCTCCCTGCCCTACCTGCGCCAGTACGGCATTGGCGGGCCCAACTCCATCCGGGCCTTCGCGCCCCGGGAGCTGGGGCCGGGCACTTACAAGCCGACCCAGACCACGGATAACGCCATCAGCTACTACGACCAGGTAGGCGACCTGCGCCTCGAAGGCAACCTCGAGTACCGCCAGGACCTGGTGCCCTACCTCAAAGGCGCCGTTTTCGTCGACGCCGGCAACATCTGGCTGATGAACGCCGACCCCGACCGCCCCGGCGGGGAATTCAAGGCCAGCTCCTTCCTCAGCCAGATGGCCGTGGGCGCCGGCGTAGGCCTGCGCGTCGACGTGCAGTATTTCGTCATCCGCTTCGACTACGCCGTTCCGCTGGTAGCGCCCTACGGCACGCCCACCAGCACCGCCGGCCGGCTCAACCTGGCCATCGGGTACCCATTCTAG